In the Paroedura picta isolate Pp20150507F chromosome 15, Ppicta_v3.0, whole genome shotgun sequence genome, one interval contains:
- the LOC143824435 gene encoding proproteinase E-like isoform X2, which produces MTAGHCISASRRYEVVLGEYDMDQEEGSEQRIPIHTEDIFVHPGWMSFCVACGNDIALLKLSRSAELSDKVKLACLPPAGDVLPNEYPCYISGWGRLYTGGPLPSKLQQAVLPVVDHAHCIQPDWWGALAIRETMVCAGGDIRAGCNGDSGGPLNCQAADGRWEVHGIASFVSGLGCNALKKPTVFTRVSAFDGWIHTTMASHP; this is translated from the exons ATGACAGCTGGACACTGCATCTC TGCGTCCCGCCGCTACGAGGTGGTGCTGGGAGAATACGACATGGACCAGGAGGAGGGCTCCGAGCAGCGCATCCCCATCCACACGGAGGACATTTTTGTGCACCCAGGGTGGATGTCCTTCTGCGTGGCCTGTGG CAACGACATTGCCCTGCTGAAGCTGTCCCGCAGCGCAGAGCTGAGTGACAAGGTGAAGCTGGCCTGCCTCCCGCCCGCAGGGGACGTCCTGCCCAACGAGTACCCCTGCTACATCAGCGGCTGGGGGCGCCTCTACA CTGGCGGCCCCCTTCCCTCCAAGCTGCAGCAGGCGGTGCTCCCAGTGGTGGATCACGCACACTGCATCCAGCCGGACTGGTGGGGAGCCCTCGCAATCCGAGAAACCATGGTGTGCGCTGGCGGAGACATCCGGGCAGGCTGCAAT GGTGATTCTGGGGGCCCCCTCAACTGCCAGGCTGCCGATGGAAGGTGGGAGGTCCACGGCATCGCCAGCTTCGTCTCCGGCTTGGGGTGCAACGCCTTGAAGAAGCCCACGGTCTTCACCCGGGTCTCAGCGTTCGATGGCTGGATTCACACA aCCATGGCTAGTCATCCTTGA
- the CELA3B gene encoding chymotrypsin-like elastase family member 3B: MWRFFITLLLAVGAHGCGEPTYAPLGRVVNGQDAVPYSWPWQISLQYESNGEFYHTCGGSLIAPNWVMTAGHCISLSRQYKVVLGEYDRSTEEGSEQHIPVNSGDIFVHPGWNNNCVSCGDDIALIKLSRDAELNDKVQLGCLPPQEELLPNDYPCFISGWGRLYTGGPLPDKLQQALLPVVDHAHCTQPTWWGTTVKETMVCAGGDLRAGCNGDSGGPLSCQAADGRWFVHGVTSFVSAWGCNTLRKPTVFTRVSAFRAWIEQTVSGH; the protein is encoded by the exons ATGTGGAGGTTCTTTATCACACTCCTGCTGGCAGTTGGAG CTCATGGTTGTGGAGAACCCACCTATGCCCCTCTGGGAAGAGTAGTGAATGGTCAGGATGCTGTGCCTTATAGCTGGCCCTGGCAG ATCTCCCTGCAGTATGAGAGCAACGGAGAGTTCTACCACACTTGTGGAGGAAGCCTTATTGCCCCCAACTGGGTCATGACTGCTGGACACTGCATCTC CTTGTCCCGCCAGTACAAAGTTGTGCTGGGTGAATATGACAGGAGTACAGAAGAGGGCTCTGAGCAGCACATCCCTGTGAACTCAGGGGACATATTTGTGCATCCTGGCTGGAATAACAACTGTGTATCTTGTGG agATGACATTGCCCTGATCAAGCTGTCCCGTGATGCAGAACTCAATGACAAGGTGCAGCTGGGATGCCTCCCGCCCCAAGAAGAGCTACTCCCCAATGACTACCCATGCTTCATCAGTGGCTGGGGGCGCCTTTACA CCGGCGGGCCTCTTCCCGACAAGCTGCAGCAGGCGCTGCTCCCGGTGGTGGACCACGCGCACTGCACGCAGCCTACCTGGTGGGGCACCACCGTCAAGGAGACCATGGTCTGTGCCGGGGGAGACCTCCGCGCCGGCTGCAAC GGCGACTCGGGCGGCCCCCTGAGCTGCCAGGCGGCGGACGGGCGGTGGTTCGTGCACGGCGTGACCAGCTTCGTGTCGGCCTGGGGCTGCAACACCCTGCGGAAGCCCACCGTCTTCACGCGCGTCTCCGCCTTCCGCGCCTGGATCGAGCAG ACCGTCTCCGGCCACTGA
- the TMEM269 gene encoding transmembrane protein 269 isoform X2: protein MWMATPPSGIFQYVKKLFLTEQAGRAQAVDFLRKNVANSISMANLVMGLSSILCSLNGLHQYACWLVLIGFLLDLADGAVARQLDACSALGAKLDDFADFTTFGLATALLLQAHGILEGVLAIVYVLAVFTRLCFFSSGIPFMYRGLPCPYGSSVLASTFLLTGGNLVVLRIVAMVMILFMVDQGFYPHDKVLESQAWKKAVYVGGVVVVFFSAFPTASLYYLLWSLTYIFFPTALWSHKA, encoded by the exons ATGTGGATGGCGACGCCCCCCTCTG GTATATTCCAGTACGTCAAGAAGCTGTTCCTGACTGAACAAGCTGGTCGGGCTCAGGCAGTGGACTTCCTGCGCAAGAATGTGGCCAACTCCATCTCCATGGCGAACCTGGTCATGGGCCTCTCGTCCATCCTGTGCAGCCTCAATGG gcTGCACCAGTATGCTTGCTGGCTGGTCTTGATCGGATTCCTGCTGGACCTCGCAGACGGAGCCGTCGCCAGGCAGCTGGACGCTTGCTCCGCCTTGG GTGCTAAACTGGATGACTTTGCCGACTTCACCACCTTCGGCCTGGCGACCGCTCTGCTCCTGCAGGCCCACGGCATCCTGGAGGGGGTGCTGGCCATCGTGTACGTGCTGGCCGTGTTCACGCGCCTCTGCTTCTTCTCCAGCG GGATCCCCTTCATGTACCGAGGCCTGCCTTGCCCCTATGGCTCCTCTGTGCTGGCGTCCACCTTCCTCCTCACCGGGGGGAACCTCGTGGTCCTGCGGATAGTGGCTATGGTGATGATTCTCTTCATGGTGGATCAGGGCTTCTACCCACACGACAAGGTGCTGGAGTCCCAGGCTTGGAAGAAGGCCGTCTATGTGGGAG GGGTCGTGGTGGTCTTCTTCTCTGCCTTCCCGACAGCCTCACTCTACTATCTCCTGTGGTCCCTCACGTACATCTTCTTCCCGACGGCCTTGTGGAGCCACAAAGCGTGA
- the LOC143824435 gene encoding proproteinase E-like isoform X1, with translation MLALLIPFWLAVGASGCGEPIYAPNARVVNGEDANPFSWPWQVSLQYEKDGAFHHTCGGSLIAPDWVMTAGHCISASRRYEVVLGEYDMDQEEGSEQRIPIHTEDIFVHPGWMSFCVACGNDIALLKLSRSAELSDKVKLACLPPAGDVLPNEYPCYISGWGRLYTGGPLPSKLQQAVLPVVDHAHCIQPDWWGALAIRETMVCAGGDIRAGCNGDSGGPLNCQAADGRWEVHGIASFVSGLGCNALKKPTVFTRVSAFDGWIHTTMASHP, from the exons ATGTTGGCACTGCTGATCCCCTTCTGGCTGGCGGTGGGCG CCTCTGGGTGTGGAGAGCCCATCTATGCTCCCAATGCAAGAGTGGTGAATGGCGAGGATGCCAACCCCTTCAGCTGGCCCTGGCAG GTCTCCCTGCAGTACGAGAAGGATGGGGCATTCCACCACACCTGCGGGGGCAGCCTCATTGCCCCCGACTGGGTCATGACAGCTGGACACTGCATCTC TGCGTCCCGCCGCTACGAGGTGGTGCTGGGAGAATACGACATGGACCAGGAGGAGGGCTCCGAGCAGCGCATCCCCATCCACACGGAGGACATTTTTGTGCACCCAGGGTGGATGTCCTTCTGCGTGGCCTGTGG CAACGACATTGCCCTGCTGAAGCTGTCCCGCAGCGCAGAGCTGAGTGACAAGGTGAAGCTGGCCTGCCTCCCGCCCGCAGGGGACGTCCTGCCCAACGAGTACCCCTGCTACATCAGCGGCTGGGGGCGCCTCTACA CTGGCGGCCCCCTTCCCTCCAAGCTGCAGCAGGCGGTGCTCCCAGTGGTGGATCACGCACACTGCATCCAGCCGGACTGGTGGGGAGCCCTCGCAATCCGAGAAACCATGGTGTGCGCTGGCGGAGACATCCGGGCAGGCTGCAAT GGTGATTCTGGGGGCCCCCTCAACTGCCAGGCTGCCGATGGAAGGTGGGAGGTCCACGGCATCGCCAGCTTCGTCTCCGGCTTGGGGTGCAACGCCTTGAAGAAGCCCACGGTCTTCACCCGGGTCTCAGCGTTCGATGGCTGGATTCACACA aCCATGGCTAGTCATCCTTGA
- the LOC143824757 gene encoding LOW QUALITY PROTEIN: E3 ubiquitin-protein ligase TRIM62-like (The sequence of the model RefSeq protein was modified relative to this genomic sequence to represent the inferred CDS: inserted 1 base in 1 codon) produces MAASGGSGASLAACRLRDELLCPICLSLFQEPVSFGCEHYFCRRCIAEHWRRQEEKGRDCPECRRPLAEPAPAPSLKLANIVQRYAAFPLDALLPPARPPDGPCPKEHARLRLFCLADRAVLCFFCDQPALHQQHPVAPLDDAFDELQRELKEQLQALQDSERGHTDALALLRSQLADTKASAKGLRSTIGEAFERLHRLLRERQKAMLEELEADTARTLTDIEQKIQCYSQQLRKVQEGSQILQEKLAETDKYTFLVGIGSLSERLKGKVHETNLTYEDFPTSKYLGPLQYTIWKSLFQDIHPVPAALTLDPATAHQRLILSDDCTIVAYGNLHPQPLQDSPKRFDVEVSVLGSEAFGSGVHYWXVVVSEKTQWMIGLAHEAVTRRGSIQIQPSRGFYCIVMHDGNQYSACTEPWTRLNVKSKLEKVGVFLDFDKGLLIFYNADDMSWLYTFRERFPGKLCSYFSPGQSHANGKNVQPLRINTVRI; encoded by the exons ATGGCGGCGTCGGGGGGGTCGGGGGCGTCGTTGGCGGCGTGCCGCCTGCGGGACGAGCTGCTGTGCCCGATCTGCCTGAGCCTCTTCCAGGAGCCGGTGAGCTTCGGCTGCGAGCACTACTTCTGCCGGCGCTGCATCGCCGAGCACTGGCGGCGCCAGGAGGAGAAGGGCCGCGACTGCCCCGAGTGCCGCCGCCCCCTGGCCGAGCCCGCGCCCGCGCCCAGCCTCAAGCTCGCCAACATCGTGCAGCGCTACGCCGCCTTCCCGCTGGACGCGCTGCTGCCGCCCGCCCGGCCCCCCGACGGCCCCTGCCCCAAGGAGCACGCGCGCCTGCGCCTCTTCTGCCTCGCCGACCGCGCCGTCCTCTGCTTCTTCTGCGACCAGCCTGCCCTGCACCAGCAGCACCCCGTCGCGCCCCTCGACGACGCCTTCGACGAGCTCCAG CGGGAGCTGAAGGAGCAGCTGCAGGCGCTGCAGGACAGCGAGCGCGGCCACACCGATGCCCTGGCCCTCCTCCGCAGCCAGCTGGCCGACACCAAG GCCTCTGCCAAGGGCCTGCGGTCCACCATTGGGGAGGCCTTTGAGCGGCTGCACCGGCTGCTGCGGGAGCGGCAGAAGGCCATGCTGGAGGAGCTGGAGGCCGACACCGCCCGGACCCTGACGGACATCGAGCAGAAGATCCAGTGCTACAGCCAGCAGCTGCGCAAGGTGCAGGAGGGCAGCCAGAtcctgcaggagaagctggctgAGACGGACAAGTACACCTTCCTTGTGGGCATCGGCTCCCTCtcggagag gctGAAGGGCAAAGTCCACGAAACAAACCTCACGTATGAAGACTTCCCTACCTCCAAGTACCTCGGACCTCTGCAGTACACCATCTGGAAGTCTCTGTTCCAGGACATCCACCCAG tGCCAGCAGCACTCACCCTGGATCCTGCCACTGCTCACCAGCGCCTCATCCTGTCGGACGACTGCACCATCGTGGCCTATGGCAACTTGcacccccagcccctgcaggacTCCCCCAAGCGCTTTGACGTGGAGGTCTCCGTCCTGGGCTCGGAGGCCTTTGGCAGTGGCGTCCACTACT AGGTGGTGGTCTCCGAGAAGACCCAGTGGATGATCGGCCTGGCACACGAGGCTGTCACCCGCAGGGGCAGCATCCAGATCCAGCCCAGCCGCGGCTTCTACTGCATCGTCATGCACGACGGCAACCAGTACAGCGCCTGCACGGAGCCCTGGACACGGCTGAACGTGAAGAGcaagctggagaaggtgggggtCTTCCTGGACTTTGACAAGGGGCTGCTGATCTTCTACAACGCGGACGACATGTCGTGGCTCTACACATTCCGGGAGCGGTTTCCTGGTAAGCTCTGCTCCTACTTCAGCCCTGGCCAGAGCCACGCCAACGGCAAAAACGTGCAGCCACTCCGGATCAACACTGTCCGCATCTGA
- the TMEM269 gene encoding transmembrane protein 269 isoform X1 has protein sequence MLLSARPFRCCEGTRRRCRSAKMWMATPPSGIFQYVKKLFLTEQAGRAQAVDFLRKNVANSISMANLVMGLSSILCSLNGLHQYACWLVLIGFLLDLADGAVARQLDACSALGAKLDDFADFTTFGLATALLLQAHGILEGVLAIVYVLAVFTRLCFFSSGIPFMYRGLPCPYGSSVLASTFLLTGGNLVVLRIVAMVMILFMVDQGFYPHDKVLESQAWKKAVYVGGVVVVFFSAFPTASLYYLLWSLTYIFFPTALWSHKA, from the exons ATGCTGCTCTCGGCGCGGCCGTTCCG CTGCTGCGAGGGAACGAGACGCCGGTGCCGCTCTGCCAAGATGTGGATGGCGACGCCCCCCTCTG GTATATTCCAGTACGTCAAGAAGCTGTTCCTGACTGAACAAGCTGGTCGGGCTCAGGCAGTGGACTTCCTGCGCAAGAATGTGGCCAACTCCATCTCCATGGCGAACCTGGTCATGGGCCTCTCGTCCATCCTGTGCAGCCTCAATGG gcTGCACCAGTATGCTTGCTGGCTGGTCTTGATCGGATTCCTGCTGGACCTCGCAGACGGAGCCGTCGCCAGGCAGCTGGACGCTTGCTCCGCCTTGG GTGCTAAACTGGATGACTTTGCCGACTTCACCACCTTCGGCCTGGCGACCGCTCTGCTCCTGCAGGCCCACGGCATCCTGGAGGGGGTGCTGGCCATCGTGTACGTGCTGGCCGTGTTCACGCGCCTCTGCTTCTTCTCCAGCG GGATCCCCTTCATGTACCGAGGCCTGCCTTGCCCCTATGGCTCCTCTGTGCTGGCGTCCACCTTCCTCCTCACCGGGGGGAACCTCGTGGTCCTGCGGATAGTGGCTATGGTGATGATTCTCTTCATGGTGGATCAGGGCTTCTACCCACACGACAAGGTGCTGGAGTCCCAGGCTTGGAAGAAGGCCGTCTATGTGGGAG GGGTCGTGGTGGTCTTCTTCTCTGCCTTCCCGACAGCCTCACTCTACTATCTCCTGTGGTCCCTCACGTACATCTTCTTCCCGACGGCCTTGTGGAGCCACAAAGCGTGA
- the TMEM269 gene encoding transmembrane protein 269 isoform X3, which translates to MANLVMGLSSILCSLNGLHQYACWLVLIGFLLDLADGAVARQLDACSALGAKLDDFADFTTFGLATALLLQAHGILEGVLAIVYVLAVFTRLCFFSSGIPFMYRGLPCPYGSSVLASTFLLTGGNLVVLRIVAMVMILFMVDQGFYPHDKVLESQAWKKAVYVGGVVVVFFSAFPTASLYYLLWSLTYIFFPTALWSHKA; encoded by the exons ATGGCGAACCTGGTCATGGGCCTCTCGTCCATCCTGTGCAGCCTCAATGG gcTGCACCAGTATGCTTGCTGGCTGGTCTTGATCGGATTCCTGCTGGACCTCGCAGACGGAGCCGTCGCCAGGCAGCTGGACGCTTGCTCCGCCTTGG GTGCTAAACTGGATGACTTTGCCGACTTCACCACCTTCGGCCTGGCGACCGCTCTGCTCCTGCAGGCCCACGGCATCCTGGAGGGGGTGCTGGCCATCGTGTACGTGCTGGCCGTGTTCACGCGCCTCTGCTTCTTCTCCAGCG GGATCCCCTTCATGTACCGAGGCCTGCCTTGCCCCTATGGCTCCTCTGTGCTGGCGTCCACCTTCCTCCTCACCGGGGGGAACCTCGTGGTCCTGCGGATAGTGGCTATGGTGATGATTCTCTTCATGGTGGATCAGGGCTTCTACCCACACGACAAGGTGCTGGAGTCCCAGGCTTGGAAGAAGGCCGTCTATGTGGGAG GGGTCGTGGTGGTCTTCTTCTCTGCCTTCCCGACAGCCTCACTCTACTATCTCCTGTGGTCCCTCACGTACATCTTCTTCCCGACGGCCTTGTGGAGCCACAAAGCGTGA